A genome region from Tolypothrix sp. PCC 7712 includes the following:
- a CDS encoding SIR2 family NAD-dependent protein deacylase: MQSLDFSDYRNIVVLTGAGVSAASGIQPFRGQGGLWNEINPFESADISVLETNPLAIWQLFGKLRSQLETAQPNAAHLALTNLEARLSPNQKFTLITQNIDGLHQRAGSRNVIELHGNVNYTKCSNPTCSLAPYLDRHPHTDLLPICQLCNSPLRLDIVLFGEQIPVKQEWLAKQSLRDCDLFIAIGTSGTVWPAANFVRSANYVGARTIFINLEPMKPKNPYFQEEYLGRAEELLPLLFNMDITPH; the protein is encoded by the coding sequence ATGCAATCTCTAGATTTTTCTGACTACCGTAATATTGTTGTTCTCACAGGGGCTGGGGTATCAGCCGCATCTGGGATTCAACCATTTCGCGGTCAAGGCGGCTTATGGAACGAGATTAATCCTTTTGAGTCTGCCGATATTTCGGTTCTTGAAACTAATCCCTTAGCCATCTGGCAACTGTTTGGTAAACTGAGGAGCCAATTAGAAACTGCTCAACCCAACGCAGCTCATCTAGCACTAACTAATTTAGAAGCGCGATTGTCTCCCAACCAAAAATTTACCTTAATTACTCAAAATATTGATGGATTACATCAACGTGCAGGTAGCCGTAATGTTATTGAACTGCATGGTAACGTTAATTATACAAAGTGTAGTAATCCAACTTGTAGCTTGGCTCCTTATTTAGACAGACATCCCCACACAGATTTGTTACCTATTTGTCAGCTTTGTAATTCTCCATTACGTTTGGATATTGTGCTATTTGGCGAGCAAATACCAGTTAAGCAAGAGTGGCTTGCCAAGCAAAGTTTACGAGATTGTGACCTTTTTATTGCCATAGGTACATCAGGAACTGTATGGCCAGCAGCCAACTTTGTACGTTCGGCAAATTATGTGGGTGCTAGAACCATATTCATCAATCTAGAACCGATGAAACCTAAAAATCCTTACTTTCAAGAAGAGTATTTAGGTCGTGCTGAAGAACTTTTGCCTTTACTTTTTAATATGGATATTACACCTCATTAA
- a CDS encoding phycoerythrobilin:ferredoxin oxidoreductase gives MTLYQPFLDYAIALLQERLNLQPYPIPTGFESKQATVGKGKHQEEVLTTSYAYQSSKLRQIRAAHVQGGKSLQVLNFVIFPHLNYDLPFFGGDLVTLPGGHLIALDMQPLFRDDLDYQAKYTQPILPIFQTHQQHLPWGGDFPEEAQPFFSPAFLWTRPQQTELVETHVFAAFKDYLNAYLDFVDQAQPITDSKHLAEIEQAQLRYLRYRAEKDPARGMFTRFYGTEWTEEYIHGFLFDLERKLTSAIK, from the coding sequence TTGACTCTCTATCAGCCATTTTTAGATTATGCGATCGCGCTTTTGCAAGAACGGTTGAATTTGCAGCCTTATCCCATCCCCACTGGATTTGAGTCTAAGCAAGCAACAGTGGGCAAAGGCAAACATCAAGAGGAAGTCTTAACTACTAGCTATGCTTATCAAAGTAGCAAACTCCGGCAAATTCGAGCCGCCCATGTACAAGGTGGTAAATCACTTCAGGTATTAAATTTCGTGATTTTTCCCCACCTGAATTATGATTTACCCTTCTTTGGTGGAGATTTAGTGACTTTACCCGGAGGACATTTAATTGCCCTCGATATGCAACCCCTATTTCGGGATGATTTGGACTATCAGGCAAAATATACCCAGCCTATTCTGCCAATTTTCCAGACACATCAGCAGCATCTACCTTGGGGGGGCGACTTTCCCGAAGAAGCCCAACCCTTTTTCTCTCCCGCCTTTCTCTGGACGCGCCCGCAGCAAACTGAGCTAGTAGAAACTCATGTATTTGCAGCCTTCAAAGACTATCTAAATGCCTATCTAGATTTTGTTGACCAAGCGCAACCGATAACCGACTCTAAACATTTAGCAGAAATTGAACAGGCGCAACTGCGTTATCTCCGCTACCGCGCCGAAAAAGACCCAGCAAGGGGAATGTTCACCCGTTTTTACGGTACTGAGTGGACAGAAGAATATATCCACGGCTTTTTGTTTGATTTGGAAAGAAAGCTCACATCAGCTATCAAATAA
- a CDS encoding Uma2 family endonuclease, translated as MVQATNTIFTLEEFLKLPETQPSLEYIDGRIIEKPMPQGKHSTIQGELCPRINSVVKVQKMGWAFPELRCTFGGLSIVPDVAVFSWARLPVDENGDIANTFTIAPDWIIEILSPEQSHTKVTKKILHALNHGTQMGWLIDPDERFIAAYPAGRQPIPFENSNVVLPVPDFCSGLELTVGEIFGWLKVS; from the coding sequence ATGGTACAAGCTACAAATACAATATTTACCTTAGAAGAGTTTCTTAAACTACCAGAAACTCAGCCTAGCCTAGAGTATATCGACGGACGAATCATTGAAAAACCTATGCCTCAAGGAAAACATAGCACGATTCAAGGAGAACTATGTCCGAGAATCAATTCTGTTGTAAAAGTCCAAAAGATGGGTTGGGCTTTTCCAGAATTACGCTGCACATTTGGTGGACTTTCTATAGTTCCTGATGTTGCTGTATTCTCCTGGGCAAGGCTTCCTGTAGATGAAAATGGTGATATTGCCAATACATTCACTATCGCACCTGACTGGATAATCGAAATTCTTTCCCCTGAGCAAAGCCATACAAAAGTTACAAAAAAAATCTTACATGCTCTCAACCACGGTACACAAATGGGATGGTTAATTGACCCTGATGAACGATTCATTGCCGCTTATCCTGCGGGAAGACAACCTATACCGTTTGAAAATAGTAATGTTGTTTTGCCAGTACCAGATTTTTGTAGTGGGTTAGAGTTGACCGTAGGTGAGATTTTTGGGTGGTTAAAAGTGAGTTGA
- a CDS encoding HEAT repeat domain-containing protein: protein MSQSLNSEAPTEEDPILRVQAENDALVERVNEQITLETFDATDKAVLKQLVEGLGDPRGLVRLRFAETLGEIGEPATPFLVAALANHANVVVRRAAAKTLTIISDPRAVPNLLDAFLNDEDTVVRSSAAGALARTGEASVPALLEILASDKHPQDIKGHAAWALAFIGSEAADYLYQALNAASLDVRCAVIGALGHVAQEQSDEKSCNLLVSALTDPEALIRTEAAAALGQVNYPPSVPHLILAIHDTDLDVRKAAINSLGKIGDRAANKPLQALLNDEQEVVRVLAKLAIAQIERQSEEDDW from the coding sequence ATGAGTCAATCACTCAACTCAGAAGCTCCAACAGAGGAAGATCCCATTCTGCGAGTGCAAGCTGAAAATGATGCTTTGGTTGAGAGGGTAAACGAGCAGATTACACTCGAAACCTTCGATGCTACAGATAAAGCAGTTCTCAAACAACTCGTGGAGGGTTTAGGAGATCCACGAGGATTGGTGCGACTGCGGTTTGCGGAAACCTTGGGTGAAATTGGTGAACCAGCAACGCCATTTCTCGTAGCAGCATTGGCAAATCATGCCAATGTAGTCGTACGGAGAGCTGCTGCTAAGACACTCACGATCATCTCAGACCCTCGCGCTGTACCAAACTTGCTTGATGCTTTTCTGAATGATGAAGATACAGTAGTCAGAAGTTCAGCAGCTGGAGCGTTAGCGAGAACAGGAGAAGCGTCTGTACCAGCATTACTAGAAATTCTGGCATCAGACAAACATCCACAAGATATTAAAGGTCATGCTGCATGGGCGTTGGCGTTTATTGGCTCGGAAGCAGCAGACTATCTATATCAAGCATTGAACGCCGCCTCTTTAGATGTGCGATGTGCTGTCATTGGTGCTCTCGGTCATGTGGCGCAAGAGCAGTCAGATGAAAAGTCCTGCAACCTGTTGGTTTCTGCCTTAACCGATCCAGAAGCGCTGATTCGCACCGAAGCCGCCGCAGCCTTGGGACAAGTTAATTATCCTCCCTCTGTACCGCATTTAATTCTGGCAATTCATGATACCGATTTAGATGTGAGGAAAGCCGCAATTAATTCACTTGGTAAAATTGGCGATCGCGCCGCTAATAAACCATTACAAGCGCTACTTAATGATGAACAGGAAGTAGTGCGCGTTTTGGCGAAATTAGCGATCGCGCAAATTGAACGTCAATCCGAAGAAGATGATTGGTAA
- a CDS encoding addiction module protein, whose product MDITATLNEIAALSVEERIRLVQAIWDSIAAEQAYPELTQAQKRELDYRIEDYEKNPDNVLTWEDIKASVKRQR is encoded by the coding sequence ATGGACATTACGGCTACATTGAATGAAATTGCAGCCCTCAGTGTTGAAGAGCGAATTCGTCTTGTGCAAGCAATCTGGGATAGCATTGCAGCCGAGCAAGCTTACCCTGAATTGACCCAAGCGCAAAAACGGGAGCTTGATTATCGGATTGAGGACTATGAAAAGAATCCAGATAATGTATTAACTTGGGAAGACATCAAAGCATCTGTTAAAAGACAGCGATGA
- a CDS encoding 15,16-dihydrobiliverdin:ferredoxin oxidoreductase: protein MYKCFLEHLEQSLLQRFTLESRPIPPGLDYQVSDRGRNPATIQSWCYQCPELRKIRYTYIDAGASAQIMNSVIYPSHHYDLPLLGIDFLSFGQVKNLIVMDFQPLFQDEAYLKKYIHPLQTLHDKYPDLAQGLEMKFYDANQYFSKYLLFAKTDPETVKTRVFEAFKDYLNLYWQMLAQAEPLIDQSDIQRIVKAQKDYDQYSADRDPASGLFSSYFGHQWSERFLYEFLFEDAVPLATVVAK, encoded by the coding sequence ATGTATAAGTGCTTCCTTGAGCATCTGGAACAATCGCTTTTGCAACGGTTTACATTGGAGAGTCGCCCCATTCCCCCAGGACTAGACTATCAGGTGAGCGATCGCGGCAGAAATCCCGCCACAATTCAGAGTTGGTGCTATCAATGTCCAGAGTTGCGGAAAATTCGCTATACATACATCGACGCAGGTGCAAGCGCCCAGATTATGAATAGTGTGATTTATCCCAGTCATCACTATGATTTGCCCTTACTCGGCATTGACTTTCTGTCATTTGGTCAGGTGAAGAATCTGATTGTGATGGATTTCCAGCCTTTATTTCAAGATGAAGCCTATTTGAAGAAGTATATCCATCCATTGCAGACCTTGCATGATAAGTATCCAGACTTAGCACAAGGCTTAGAAATGAAATTTTATGATGCTAATCAATACTTTTCAAAATATCTGTTGTTTGCCAAAACCGATCCAGAGACAGTGAAAACCAGAGTATTTGAGGCATTTAAAGACTATCTAAACCTTTACTGGCAGATGCTAGCCCAAGCTGAACCTCTAATTGATCAGTCAGACATTCAACGGATTGTCAAAGCTCAAAAAGACTACGATCAATATAGTGCCGATCGCGATCCGGCATCTGGTTTGTTTAGTAGCTACTTTGGACATCAATGGTCAGAGCGATTTTTGTATGAATTTTTGTTTGAAGATGCTGTGCCATTAGCAACTGTTGTAGCCAAATAG
- a CDS encoding type II toxin-antitoxin system RelE/ParE family toxin, with translation MNYALVFRPEVREELDEAYTWYESQQPGLGDEFLDCVDEMLNRICQMPESYAVVYRDIRRAVIQRFPYAVYYRVVSSRVIAIAIFHGRRDPTSWQTRT, from the coding sequence ATGAATTATGCATTAGTATTTCGTCCAGAGGTTCGCGAAGAACTAGATGAAGCTTATACTTGGTACGAAAGCCAACAGCCAGGGCTGGGTGACGAGTTTTTGGACTGTGTGGACGAAATGCTCAATCGAATTTGCCAAATGCCAGAGTCTTACGCAGTTGTATATAGAGACATTCGACGGGCAGTAATCCAGCGCTTTCCCTACGCTGTATATTATCGGGTTGTATCGAGTCGGGTCATTGCGATCGCCATTTTTCATGGTCGGCGTGATCCAACATCTTGGCAGACACGAACCTAG